A genomic stretch from Ovis canadensis isolate MfBH-ARS-UI-01 breed Bighorn chromosome 5, ARS-UI_OviCan_v2, whole genome shotgun sequence includes:
- the LRRTM2 gene encoding leucine-rich repeat transmembrane neuronal protein 2, with amino-acid sequence MELYVHNQILKSDTILAGEGLHFKWPLGAPMLAAIYAMSMVLKMLPALGMACPPKCRCEKLLFYCDSQGFHSVPNTTDKGSLGLSLRHNHITELERDQFASFSQLTWLHLDHNQISTVKEDAFQGLYKLKELILSSNKIFYLPNTTFTQLINLQNLDLSFNQLSSLHPELFYGLRKLQTLHLRSNSLRTIPVRLFWDCRSLEFLDLSTNRLRSLARNGFAGLIKLRELHLEHNQLTKINFAHFLRLSSLHTLFLQWNKISNLTCGMEWTWGTLEKLDLTGNEIKAIDLTVFETMPNLKILLMDNNKLNSLDSKILNSLRSLTTVGLSGNLWECSPRICALASWLGSFQGRWEHSILCHSPDHTQGEDILDAVHGFQLCWNLSTTVTAMATTYKDPTTEYTKRISSSSYHVGDKEIPTTAGIAVTTEEHFPEPDNAIFTQRVITGTMALLFSFFFIIFIVFISRKCCPPTLRRIRQCSMIQNHRQLRSQTRLHMSNMSDQGPYNEYEPTHEGPFIIINGYGQCKCQQLPYKECEV; translated from the exons ATGGAGCTGTATGTTCATAACCAAATTCTGAAAAGTGATACTATTCTGGCAGGAGAAG GCTTACATTTCAAGTGGCCATTAGGGGCCCCTATGCTAGCAGCAATATATGCAATGAGTATGGTTTTAAAAATGCTGCCTGCGCTGGGTATGGCGTGTCCACCCAAATGCCGCTGTGAGAAGCTGCTCTTCTACTGCGACTCTCAGGGCTTTCACTCAGTGCCAAACACCACAGACAAGGGCTCTCTGGGCCTGTCCCTGAGGCACAATCACATCACAGAGCTCGAAAGGGATCAATTTGCCAGCTTCAGTCAACTCACCTGGCTCCACTTAGACCACAATCAAATATCAACAGTAAAAGAAGATGCTTTTCAAGGACTATATAAACTTAAGGAATTAATCTTGAGCtccaacaaaatattttatttgccaaACACAACTTTTACCCAACTGATTAACCTGCAAAATTTGGACCTGTCTTTTAATCAGCTGTCATCTCTGCACCCAGAGCTCTTCTATGGCCTCCGGAAGCTGCAGACCTTGCATTTACGGTCCAACTCCCTGCGGACTATCCCAGTACGCCTGTTCTGGGACTGTCGTAGTCTGGAGTTCCTGGATTTGAGCACAAACCGTTTGCGAAGTTTGGCTCGCAATGGATTTGCGGGATTAATCAAACTGAGAGAGCTTCATCTAGAGCACAACCAGCTGACGAAGATTAATTTTGCTCATTTCCTACGGCTAAGCAGTCTGCACACGCTCTTCTTACAATGGAACAAAATTAGCAACTTGACATGTGGGATGGAGTGGACCTGGGGCACTTTAGAAAAACTAGACTTGactggaaatgaaataaaagccaTCGATCTGACAGTATTTGAAACGATGCCTAATCTTAAAATACTCCTCATGGATAACAACAAGTTAAACAGCCTTGATTCCAAGATCTTAAACTCCCTTAGGTCCCTCACAACCGTTGGCCTCTCTGGCAATCTGTGGGAATGCAGCCCTCGAATATGTGCTTTGGCCTCCTGGCTGGGCAGTTTCCAAGGTCGGTGGGAGCATTCCATCCTATGCCACAGCCCTGACCACACCCAGGGAGAGGATATACTAGACGCAGTCCATGGATTTCAGCTCTGCTGGAATTTATCAACCACCGTCACTGCCATGGCTACAACTTATAAAGATCCAACCACTGAATATACAAAAAGAATAAGCTCATCAAGTTACCATGTGGGAGACAAAGAAATCCCAACTACTGCAGGCATAGCAGTTACTACTGAGGAACACTTCCCGGAACCAGACAATGCCATCTTCACTCAGCGGGTAATTACAGGAACAATggctttattgttttctttcttttttattatttttatagtgtTCATCTCCAGGAAGTGCTGCCCTCCCACTTTAAGAAGAATTAGGCAGTGCTCAATGATTCAGAACCACAGGCAGCTCCGATCCCAAACACGACTCCATATGTCAAACATGTCAGACCAAGGACCATATAATGAATATGAACCTACCCATGAAGGACCCTTCATCATCATTAACGGTTATGGACAGTGCAAGTGTCAGCAGCTGCCATACAAAGAATGTGAAGTATAA